A single genomic interval of Pseudorca crassidens isolate mPseCra1 chromosome 19, mPseCra1.hap1, whole genome shotgun sequence harbors:
- the STRADA gene encoding STE20-related kinase adapter protein alpha isoform X2 has translation MSFLRWVSEKFIVEGLRDLELFGEQPPGDTRRKTNEASAESIASFSKQEIMSSFLPEGGCYELLTVIGKGFEDLMTVNLARYKPAGEYVTVRRINLEACSNEMVTFLQGELHVSKLFSHPNILPYRATFIADNELWVVTSFMAYGSAKDLICTHFTDGMNELTIAYILQGALKALDYIHHMGYVHRSVKASHVLISADGKVYLSGLRSNLSMISHGQRQRVVHDFPKYSIKVLPWLSPEVLQQNLQGYDAKSDIYSVGITACELANGHVPFKDMPATQMLLEKLNGTVPCLLDTSTIPAEELTMSTSRSAANSGLSESLAPSPPRTSNGDTPSHPYHRTFSPHFHHFVEQCLQRNPDVRPSASTLLNHSFFKQIKRRASEALPELLRPVTPITSFEGSQSQDHSAIFGLVTNLEELEVDDWEF, from the exons ATGTCTTTTCTT CGGTGGGTCTCGGAAAAGTTCATTGTTGAGGGCTTAAGAGATTTGGAACTATTTGGAG AGCAGCCTCCGGGTGACACTCGGAGAAAA accAATGAGGCGAGCGCAGAGTCGATAGCATCCTTTTCTAAACAGGAGATCATGAGTAGCTTTCTGCCGGAGGGAGGGTGTTATGAGCTGCTCACCGTTATAG gCAAAGGATTTGAGGACCTGATGACAGTGAACCTAGCAAGGTACAAACCAGCGGGAGAGTATGTGACAGTACGAAGGATTAACCTAGAAGCTTGTTCCAATGAGATGGTGACGTTCTTGCAG GGGGAGCTCCATGTCTCTAAGCTCTTCAGCCATCCCAATATCCTGCCATATCGAGCCACCTTTATCGCAGACAATGAGCTGTGGGTTGTCACATCATTCATGGCATACG GCTCTGCAAAGGACCTCATCTGCACACACTTCACGGACGGCATGAATGAGCTGACGATTGCTTACATACTGCAGGGGGCGCTCAAGGCCCTGGACTACATCCACCACATGGGATACGTGCACAG gaGCGTCAAGGCCAGCCATGTTCTGATCTCAGCGGATGGGAAGGTCTACCTGTCTGGCTTACGCAGCAACCTCAGCATGATCAGCCATGGGCAGCGGCAGCGTGTGGTCCACGACTTCCCCAAGTACAGTATCAAGGTTCTGCCGTGGCTCAGCCCAGAGGTCCTCCAGCAG AATCTTCAGGGTTACGATGCCAAGTCTGACATCTACAGTGTGGGAATCACGGCCTGTGAACTAGCCAATGGCCACGTCCCCTTTAAGGATATGCCTGCCACCCAG ATGCTGCTGGAAAAGCTGAACGGCACCGTACCCTGCCTGCTGGACACCAGCACCATCCCTGCCGAGGAGCTGACCATGAGCACCTCGCGCTCAGCGGCCAACTCTGGCCTGAGTGAgagcctggcccccagcccccccAGGACCTCCAATGGCGACACGCCGTCCCACCCCTATCACCGCACCTTCTCACCCCACTTCCACCACTTTGTGGAGCAGTGCCTTCAGCGCAACCCGGATGTAAG ACCAAGTGCTAGCACCCTCCTGAACCATTCTTTCTTCAAGCAG atCAAGCGACGTGCCTCAGAGGCTCTGCCGGAGTTACTTCGTCCTGTCACCCCCATCACCAGTTTTGAAGGCAGCCAGTCTCAGGATCACAGTGCAATCTTTGGCCTGGTAACAAACCTGGAAGAGCTGGAGGTGGACGACTGGGAGTTCTGA
- the STRADA gene encoding STE20-related kinase adapter protein alpha isoform X1: MSFLVSKPERIRRWVSEKFIVEGLRDLELFGEQPPGDTRRKTNEASAESIASFSKQEIMSSFLPEGGCYELLTVIGKGFEDLMTVNLARYKPAGEYVTVRRINLEACSNEMVTFLQGELHVSKLFSHPNILPYRATFIADNELWVVTSFMAYGSAKDLICTHFTDGMNELTIAYILQGALKALDYIHHMGYVHRSVKASHVLISADGKVYLSGLRSNLSMISHGQRQRVVHDFPKYSIKVLPWLSPEVLQQNLQGYDAKSDIYSVGITACELANGHVPFKDMPATQMLLEKLNGTVPCLLDTSTIPAEELTMSTSRSAANSGLSESLAPSPPRTSNGDTPSHPYHRTFSPHFHHFVEQCLQRNPDVRPSASTLLNHSFFKQIKRRASEALPELLRPVTPITSFEGSQSQDHSAIFGLVTNLEELEVDDWEF, from the exons ATGTCTTTTCTTGTAAGTAAACCAGAGCGAATTAGG CGGTGGGTCTCGGAAAAGTTCATTGTTGAGGGCTTAAGAGATTTGGAACTATTTGGAG AGCAGCCTCCGGGTGACACTCGGAGAAAA accAATGAGGCGAGCGCAGAGTCGATAGCATCCTTTTCTAAACAGGAGATCATGAGTAGCTTTCTGCCGGAGGGAGGGTGTTATGAGCTGCTCACCGTTATAG gCAAAGGATTTGAGGACCTGATGACAGTGAACCTAGCAAGGTACAAACCAGCGGGAGAGTATGTGACAGTACGAAGGATTAACCTAGAAGCTTGTTCCAATGAGATGGTGACGTTCTTGCAG GGGGAGCTCCATGTCTCTAAGCTCTTCAGCCATCCCAATATCCTGCCATATCGAGCCACCTTTATCGCAGACAATGAGCTGTGGGTTGTCACATCATTCATGGCATACG GCTCTGCAAAGGACCTCATCTGCACACACTTCACGGACGGCATGAATGAGCTGACGATTGCTTACATACTGCAGGGGGCGCTCAAGGCCCTGGACTACATCCACCACATGGGATACGTGCACAG gaGCGTCAAGGCCAGCCATGTTCTGATCTCAGCGGATGGGAAGGTCTACCTGTCTGGCTTACGCAGCAACCTCAGCATGATCAGCCATGGGCAGCGGCAGCGTGTGGTCCACGACTTCCCCAAGTACAGTATCAAGGTTCTGCCGTGGCTCAGCCCAGAGGTCCTCCAGCAG AATCTTCAGGGTTACGATGCCAAGTCTGACATCTACAGTGTGGGAATCACGGCCTGTGAACTAGCCAATGGCCACGTCCCCTTTAAGGATATGCCTGCCACCCAG ATGCTGCTGGAAAAGCTGAACGGCACCGTACCCTGCCTGCTGGACACCAGCACCATCCCTGCCGAGGAGCTGACCATGAGCACCTCGCGCTCAGCGGCCAACTCTGGCCTGAGTGAgagcctggcccccagcccccccAGGACCTCCAATGGCGACACGCCGTCCCACCCCTATCACCGCACCTTCTCACCCCACTTCCACCACTTTGTGGAGCAGTGCCTTCAGCGCAACCCGGATGTAAG ACCAAGTGCTAGCACCCTCCTGAACCATTCTTTCTTCAAGCAG atCAAGCGACGTGCCTCAGAGGCTCTGCCGGAGTTACTTCGTCCTGTCACCCCCATCACCAGTTTTGAAGGCAGCCAGTCTCAGGATCACAGTGCAATCTTTGGCCTGGTAACAAACCTGGAAGAGCTGGAGGTGGACGACTGGGAGTTCTGA
- the STRADA gene encoding STE20-related kinase adapter protein alpha isoform X9, producing MTVNLARYKPAGEYVTVRRINLEACSNEMVTFLQGELHVSKLFSHPNILPYRATFIADNELWVVTSFMAYGSAKDLICTHFTDGMNELTIAYILQGALKALDYIHHMGYVHRSVKASHVLISADGKVYLSGLRSNLSMISHGQRQRVVHDFPKYSIKVLPWLSPEVLQQNLQGYDAKSDIYSVGITACELANGHVPFKDMPATQMLLEKLNGTVPCLLDTSTIPAEELTMSTSRSAANSGLSESLAPSPPRTSNGDTPSHPYHRTFSPHFHHFVEQCLQRNPDVRPSASTLLNHSFFKQIKRRASEALPELLRPVTPITSFEGSQSQDHSAIFGLVTNLEELEVDDWEF from the exons ATGACAGTGAACCTAGCAAGGTACAAACCAGCGGGAGAGTATGTGACAGTACGAAGGATTAACCTAGAAGCTTGTTCCAATGAGATGGTGACGTTCTTGCAG GGGGAGCTCCATGTCTCTAAGCTCTTCAGCCATCCCAATATCCTGCCATATCGAGCCACCTTTATCGCAGACAATGAGCTGTGGGTTGTCACATCATTCATGGCATACG GCTCTGCAAAGGACCTCATCTGCACACACTTCACGGACGGCATGAATGAGCTGACGATTGCTTACATACTGCAGGGGGCGCTCAAGGCCCTGGACTACATCCACCACATGGGATACGTGCACAG gaGCGTCAAGGCCAGCCATGTTCTGATCTCAGCGGATGGGAAGGTCTACCTGTCTGGCTTACGCAGCAACCTCAGCATGATCAGCCATGGGCAGCGGCAGCGTGTGGTCCACGACTTCCCCAAGTACAGTATCAAGGTTCTGCCGTGGCTCAGCCCAGAGGTCCTCCAGCAG AATCTTCAGGGTTACGATGCCAAGTCTGACATCTACAGTGTGGGAATCACGGCCTGTGAACTAGCCAATGGCCACGTCCCCTTTAAGGATATGCCTGCCACCCAG ATGCTGCTGGAAAAGCTGAACGGCACCGTACCCTGCCTGCTGGACACCAGCACCATCCCTGCCGAGGAGCTGACCATGAGCACCTCGCGCTCAGCGGCCAACTCTGGCCTGAGTGAgagcctggcccccagcccccccAGGACCTCCAATGGCGACACGCCGTCCCACCCCTATCACCGCACCTTCTCACCCCACTTCCACCACTTTGTGGAGCAGTGCCTTCAGCGCAACCCGGATGTAAG ACCAAGTGCTAGCACCCTCCTGAACCATTCTTTCTTCAAGCAG atCAAGCGACGTGCCTCAGAGGCTCTGCCGGAGTTACTTCGTCCTGTCACCCCCATCACCAGTTTTGAAGGCAGCCAGTCTCAGGATCACAGTGCAATCTTTGGCCTGGTAACAAACCTGGAAGAGCTGGAGGTGGACGACTGGGAGTTCTGA
- the STRADA gene encoding STE20-related kinase adapter protein alpha isoform X8, which yields MSSFLPEGGCYELLTVIGKGFEDLMTVNLARYKPAGEYVTVRRINLEACSNEMVTFLQGELHVSKLFSHPNILPYRATFIADNELWVVTSFMAYGSAKDLICTHFTDGMNELTIAYILQGALKALDYIHHMGYVHRSVKASHVLISADGKVYLSGLRSNLSMISHGQRQRVVHDFPKYSIKVLPWLSPEVLQQNLQGYDAKSDIYSVGITACELANGHVPFKDMPATQMLLEKLNGTVPCLLDTSTIPAEELTMSTSRSAANSGLSESLAPSPPRTSNGDTPSHPYHRTFSPHFHHFVEQCLQRNPDVRPSASTLLNHSFFKQIKRRASEALPELLRPVTPITSFEGSQSQDHSAIFGLVTNLEELEVDDWEF from the exons ATGAGTAGCTTTCTGCCGGAGGGAGGGTGTTATGAGCTGCTCACCGTTATAG gCAAAGGATTTGAGGACCTGATGACAGTGAACCTAGCAAGGTACAAACCAGCGGGAGAGTATGTGACAGTACGAAGGATTAACCTAGAAGCTTGTTCCAATGAGATGGTGACGTTCTTGCAG GGGGAGCTCCATGTCTCTAAGCTCTTCAGCCATCCCAATATCCTGCCATATCGAGCCACCTTTATCGCAGACAATGAGCTGTGGGTTGTCACATCATTCATGGCATACG GCTCTGCAAAGGACCTCATCTGCACACACTTCACGGACGGCATGAATGAGCTGACGATTGCTTACATACTGCAGGGGGCGCTCAAGGCCCTGGACTACATCCACCACATGGGATACGTGCACAG gaGCGTCAAGGCCAGCCATGTTCTGATCTCAGCGGATGGGAAGGTCTACCTGTCTGGCTTACGCAGCAACCTCAGCATGATCAGCCATGGGCAGCGGCAGCGTGTGGTCCACGACTTCCCCAAGTACAGTATCAAGGTTCTGCCGTGGCTCAGCCCAGAGGTCCTCCAGCAG AATCTTCAGGGTTACGATGCCAAGTCTGACATCTACAGTGTGGGAATCACGGCCTGTGAACTAGCCAATGGCCACGTCCCCTTTAAGGATATGCCTGCCACCCAG ATGCTGCTGGAAAAGCTGAACGGCACCGTACCCTGCCTGCTGGACACCAGCACCATCCCTGCCGAGGAGCTGACCATGAGCACCTCGCGCTCAGCGGCCAACTCTGGCCTGAGTGAgagcctggcccccagcccccccAGGACCTCCAATGGCGACACGCCGTCCCACCCCTATCACCGCACCTTCTCACCCCACTTCCACCACTTTGTGGAGCAGTGCCTTCAGCGCAACCCGGATGTAAG ACCAAGTGCTAGCACCCTCCTGAACCATTCTTTCTTCAAGCAG atCAAGCGACGTGCCTCAGAGGCTCTGCCGGAGTTACTTCGTCCTGTCACCCCCATCACCAGTTTTGAAGGCAGCCAGTCTCAGGATCACAGTGCAATCTTTGGCCTGGTAACAAACCTGGAAGAGCTGGAGGTGGACGACTGGGAGTTCTGA
- the STRADA gene encoding STE20-related kinase adapter protein alpha isoform X4, whose amino-acid sequence MSFLTNEASAESIASFSKQEIMSSFLPEGGCYELLTVIGKGFEDLMTVNLARYKPAGEYVTVRRINLEACSNEMVTFLQGELHVSKLFSHPNILPYRATFIADNELWVVTSFMAYGSAKDLICTHFTDGMNELTIAYILQGALKALDYIHHMGYVHRSVKASHVLISADGKVYLSGLRSNLSMISHGQRQRVVHDFPKYSIKVLPWLSPEVLQQNLQGYDAKSDIYSVGITACELANGHVPFKDMPATQMLLEKLNGTVPCLLDTSTIPAEELTMSTSRSAANSGLSESLAPSPPRTSNGDTPSHPYHRTFSPHFHHFVEQCLQRNPDVRPSASTLLNHSFFKQIKRRASEALPELLRPVTPITSFEGSQSQDHSAIFGLVTNLEELEVDDWEF is encoded by the exons ATGTCTTTTCTT accAATGAGGCGAGCGCAGAGTCGATAGCATCCTTTTCTAAACAGGAGATCATGAGTAGCTTTCTGCCGGAGGGAGGGTGTTATGAGCTGCTCACCGTTATAG gCAAAGGATTTGAGGACCTGATGACAGTGAACCTAGCAAGGTACAAACCAGCGGGAGAGTATGTGACAGTACGAAGGATTAACCTAGAAGCTTGTTCCAATGAGATGGTGACGTTCTTGCAG GGGGAGCTCCATGTCTCTAAGCTCTTCAGCCATCCCAATATCCTGCCATATCGAGCCACCTTTATCGCAGACAATGAGCTGTGGGTTGTCACATCATTCATGGCATACG GCTCTGCAAAGGACCTCATCTGCACACACTTCACGGACGGCATGAATGAGCTGACGATTGCTTACATACTGCAGGGGGCGCTCAAGGCCCTGGACTACATCCACCACATGGGATACGTGCACAG gaGCGTCAAGGCCAGCCATGTTCTGATCTCAGCGGATGGGAAGGTCTACCTGTCTGGCTTACGCAGCAACCTCAGCATGATCAGCCATGGGCAGCGGCAGCGTGTGGTCCACGACTTCCCCAAGTACAGTATCAAGGTTCTGCCGTGGCTCAGCCCAGAGGTCCTCCAGCAG AATCTTCAGGGTTACGATGCCAAGTCTGACATCTACAGTGTGGGAATCACGGCCTGTGAACTAGCCAATGGCCACGTCCCCTTTAAGGATATGCCTGCCACCCAG ATGCTGCTGGAAAAGCTGAACGGCACCGTACCCTGCCTGCTGGACACCAGCACCATCCCTGCCGAGGAGCTGACCATGAGCACCTCGCGCTCAGCGGCCAACTCTGGCCTGAGTGAgagcctggcccccagcccccccAGGACCTCCAATGGCGACACGCCGTCCCACCCCTATCACCGCACCTTCTCACCCCACTTCCACCACTTTGTGGAGCAGTGCCTTCAGCGCAACCCGGATGTAAG ACCAAGTGCTAGCACCCTCCTGAACCATTCTTTCTTCAAGCAG atCAAGCGACGTGCCTCAGAGGCTCTGCCGGAGTTACTTCGTCCTGTCACCCCCATCACCAGTTTTGAAGGCAGCCAGTCTCAGGATCACAGTGCAATCTTTGGCCTGGTAACAAACCTGGAAGAGCTGGAGGTGGACGACTGGGAGTTCTGA
- the STRADA gene encoding STE20-related kinase adapter protein alpha isoform X3 has protein sequence MSFLVSKPERIRTNEASAESIASFSKQEIMSSFLPEGGCYELLTVIGKGFEDLMTVNLARYKPAGEYVTVRRINLEACSNEMVTFLQGELHVSKLFSHPNILPYRATFIADNELWVVTSFMAYGSAKDLICTHFTDGMNELTIAYILQGALKALDYIHHMGYVHRSVKASHVLISADGKVYLSGLRSNLSMISHGQRQRVVHDFPKYSIKVLPWLSPEVLQQNLQGYDAKSDIYSVGITACELANGHVPFKDMPATQMLLEKLNGTVPCLLDTSTIPAEELTMSTSRSAANSGLSESLAPSPPRTSNGDTPSHPYHRTFSPHFHHFVEQCLQRNPDVRPSASTLLNHSFFKQIKRRASEALPELLRPVTPITSFEGSQSQDHSAIFGLVTNLEELEVDDWEF, from the exons ATGTCTTTTCTTGTAAGTAAACCAGAGCGAATTAGG accAATGAGGCGAGCGCAGAGTCGATAGCATCCTTTTCTAAACAGGAGATCATGAGTAGCTTTCTGCCGGAGGGAGGGTGTTATGAGCTGCTCACCGTTATAG gCAAAGGATTTGAGGACCTGATGACAGTGAACCTAGCAAGGTACAAACCAGCGGGAGAGTATGTGACAGTACGAAGGATTAACCTAGAAGCTTGTTCCAATGAGATGGTGACGTTCTTGCAG GGGGAGCTCCATGTCTCTAAGCTCTTCAGCCATCCCAATATCCTGCCATATCGAGCCACCTTTATCGCAGACAATGAGCTGTGGGTTGTCACATCATTCATGGCATACG GCTCTGCAAAGGACCTCATCTGCACACACTTCACGGACGGCATGAATGAGCTGACGATTGCTTACATACTGCAGGGGGCGCTCAAGGCCCTGGACTACATCCACCACATGGGATACGTGCACAG gaGCGTCAAGGCCAGCCATGTTCTGATCTCAGCGGATGGGAAGGTCTACCTGTCTGGCTTACGCAGCAACCTCAGCATGATCAGCCATGGGCAGCGGCAGCGTGTGGTCCACGACTTCCCCAAGTACAGTATCAAGGTTCTGCCGTGGCTCAGCCCAGAGGTCCTCCAGCAG AATCTTCAGGGTTACGATGCCAAGTCTGACATCTACAGTGTGGGAATCACGGCCTGTGAACTAGCCAATGGCCACGTCCCCTTTAAGGATATGCCTGCCACCCAG ATGCTGCTGGAAAAGCTGAACGGCACCGTACCCTGCCTGCTGGACACCAGCACCATCCCTGCCGAGGAGCTGACCATGAGCACCTCGCGCTCAGCGGCCAACTCTGGCCTGAGTGAgagcctggcccccagcccccccAGGACCTCCAATGGCGACACGCCGTCCCACCCCTATCACCGCACCTTCTCACCCCACTTCCACCACTTTGTGGAGCAGTGCCTTCAGCGCAACCCGGATGTAAG ACCAAGTGCTAGCACCCTCCTGAACCATTCTTTCTTCAAGCAG atCAAGCGACGTGCCTCAGAGGCTCTGCCGGAGTTACTTCGTCCTGTCACCCCCATCACCAGTTTTGAAGGCAGCCAGTCTCAGGATCACAGTGCAATCTTTGGCCTGGTAACAAACCTGGAAGAGCTGGAGGTGGACGACTGGGAGTTCTGA
- the STRADA gene encoding STE20-related kinase adapter protein alpha isoform X7 — MSFLRWVSEKFIVEGLRDLELFGGKGFEDLMTVNLARYKPAGEYVTVRRINLEACSNEMVTFLQGELHVSKLFSHPNILPYRATFIADNELWVVTSFMAYGSAKDLICTHFTDGMNELTIAYILQGALKALDYIHHMGYVHRSVKASHVLISADGKVYLSGLRSNLSMISHGQRQRVVHDFPKYSIKVLPWLSPEVLQQNLQGYDAKSDIYSVGITACELANGHVPFKDMPATQMLLEKLNGTVPCLLDTSTIPAEELTMSTSRSAANSGLSESLAPSPPRTSNGDTPSHPYHRTFSPHFHHFVEQCLQRNPDVRPSASTLLNHSFFKQIKRRASEALPELLRPVTPITSFEGSQSQDHSAIFGLVTNLEELEVDDWEF; from the exons ATGTCTTTTCTT CGGTGGGTCTCGGAAAAGTTCATTGTTGAGGGCTTAAGAGATTTGGAACTATTTGGAG gCAAAGGATTTGAGGACCTGATGACAGTGAACCTAGCAAGGTACAAACCAGCGGGAGAGTATGTGACAGTACGAAGGATTAACCTAGAAGCTTGTTCCAATGAGATGGTGACGTTCTTGCAG GGGGAGCTCCATGTCTCTAAGCTCTTCAGCCATCCCAATATCCTGCCATATCGAGCCACCTTTATCGCAGACAATGAGCTGTGGGTTGTCACATCATTCATGGCATACG GCTCTGCAAAGGACCTCATCTGCACACACTTCACGGACGGCATGAATGAGCTGACGATTGCTTACATACTGCAGGGGGCGCTCAAGGCCCTGGACTACATCCACCACATGGGATACGTGCACAG gaGCGTCAAGGCCAGCCATGTTCTGATCTCAGCGGATGGGAAGGTCTACCTGTCTGGCTTACGCAGCAACCTCAGCATGATCAGCCATGGGCAGCGGCAGCGTGTGGTCCACGACTTCCCCAAGTACAGTATCAAGGTTCTGCCGTGGCTCAGCCCAGAGGTCCTCCAGCAG AATCTTCAGGGTTACGATGCCAAGTCTGACATCTACAGTGTGGGAATCACGGCCTGTGAACTAGCCAATGGCCACGTCCCCTTTAAGGATATGCCTGCCACCCAG ATGCTGCTGGAAAAGCTGAACGGCACCGTACCCTGCCTGCTGGACACCAGCACCATCCCTGCCGAGGAGCTGACCATGAGCACCTCGCGCTCAGCGGCCAACTCTGGCCTGAGTGAgagcctggcccccagcccccccAGGACCTCCAATGGCGACACGCCGTCCCACCCCTATCACCGCACCTTCTCACCCCACTTCCACCACTTTGTGGAGCAGTGCCTTCAGCGCAACCCGGATGTAAG ACCAAGTGCTAGCACCCTCCTGAACCATTCTTTCTTCAAGCAG atCAAGCGACGTGCCTCAGAGGCTCTGCCGGAGTTACTTCGTCCTGTCACCCCCATCACCAGTTTTGAAGGCAGCCAGTCTCAGGATCACAGTGCAATCTTTGGCCTGGTAACAAACCTGGAAGAGCTGGAGGTGGACGACTGGGAGTTCTGA
- the STRADA gene encoding STE20-related kinase adapter protein alpha isoform X6, whose product MSFLVSKPERIRRWVSEKFIVEGLRDLELFGGKGFEDLMTVNLARYKPAGEYVTVRRINLEACSNEMVTFLQGELHVSKLFSHPNILPYRATFIADNELWVVTSFMAYGSAKDLICTHFTDGMNELTIAYILQGALKALDYIHHMGYVHRSVKASHVLISADGKVYLSGLRSNLSMISHGQRQRVVHDFPKYSIKVLPWLSPEVLQQNLQGYDAKSDIYSVGITACELANGHVPFKDMPATQMLLEKLNGTVPCLLDTSTIPAEELTMSTSRSAANSGLSESLAPSPPRTSNGDTPSHPYHRTFSPHFHHFVEQCLQRNPDVRPSASTLLNHSFFKQIKRRASEALPELLRPVTPITSFEGSQSQDHSAIFGLVTNLEELEVDDWEF is encoded by the exons ATGTCTTTTCTTGTAAGTAAACCAGAGCGAATTAGG CGGTGGGTCTCGGAAAAGTTCATTGTTGAGGGCTTAAGAGATTTGGAACTATTTGGAG gCAAAGGATTTGAGGACCTGATGACAGTGAACCTAGCAAGGTACAAACCAGCGGGAGAGTATGTGACAGTACGAAGGATTAACCTAGAAGCTTGTTCCAATGAGATGGTGACGTTCTTGCAG GGGGAGCTCCATGTCTCTAAGCTCTTCAGCCATCCCAATATCCTGCCATATCGAGCCACCTTTATCGCAGACAATGAGCTGTGGGTTGTCACATCATTCATGGCATACG GCTCTGCAAAGGACCTCATCTGCACACACTTCACGGACGGCATGAATGAGCTGACGATTGCTTACATACTGCAGGGGGCGCTCAAGGCCCTGGACTACATCCACCACATGGGATACGTGCACAG gaGCGTCAAGGCCAGCCATGTTCTGATCTCAGCGGATGGGAAGGTCTACCTGTCTGGCTTACGCAGCAACCTCAGCATGATCAGCCATGGGCAGCGGCAGCGTGTGGTCCACGACTTCCCCAAGTACAGTATCAAGGTTCTGCCGTGGCTCAGCCCAGAGGTCCTCCAGCAG AATCTTCAGGGTTACGATGCCAAGTCTGACATCTACAGTGTGGGAATCACGGCCTGTGAACTAGCCAATGGCCACGTCCCCTTTAAGGATATGCCTGCCACCCAG ATGCTGCTGGAAAAGCTGAACGGCACCGTACCCTGCCTGCTGGACACCAGCACCATCCCTGCCGAGGAGCTGACCATGAGCACCTCGCGCTCAGCGGCCAACTCTGGCCTGAGTGAgagcctggcccccagcccccccAGGACCTCCAATGGCGACACGCCGTCCCACCCCTATCACCGCACCTTCTCACCCCACTTCCACCACTTTGTGGAGCAGTGCCTTCAGCGCAACCCGGATGTAAG ACCAAGTGCTAGCACCCTCCTGAACCATTCTTTCTTCAAGCAG atCAAGCGACGTGCCTCAGAGGCTCTGCCGGAGTTACTTCGTCCTGTCACCCCCATCACCAGTTTTGAAGGCAGCCAGTCTCAGGATCACAGTGCAATCTTTGGCCTGGTAACAAACCTGGAAGAGCTGGAGGTGGACGACTGGGAGTTCTGA